AACAGGTGGCTGTACCTCTTGGAAAGGAGTGTCATGAGAAGCCTGCTTGTTGTTGAGATTCCTGACCCAGTTGAGCGTGGCGTCGACGTAGCTGACAAGGGGGAAGAGCTGGAGGTAGAAGCCGATCTCACCCTGCACCTCACGGAGCTCGTCGGCGTGGCGCGCCCCCATGAAGCACCGGTACGCGTACCCGCGGCGCTGGCAGGAGCGCACGAGCAGGTACGCCCGCCGGAGCGTCTCCTCCAGCGCCTCCACGGGGGTCCGTGTCTCCGGGAGCTGCATCAGCTGCCTGTCCTGGTCGTGCAGCCGCCGAAGCAGGCCACCGATCATCTCGACGCGGCGGGCCAGCTGCTGGCAGACGGCGCGGTTCCGCCGCACCGTCTGTGCAGCCTCCGCGATCATGGTGATGAGGCTGAACGCGTCCACGCCCACCAGCTGCGCCACCGTTGCCACCTGCCCGACCAGAGCCATCTTCCTTCGTTCTTGCCTTGGTTTGCTTTAGACCTTTGGTGGTAGCCGGGAAGTACTGAATGATGATTGTGGAAGATGGAAGGGAAGAGGGTGGTGTTGAGTGGGTGAGAGCATAAAAAGGCCAAGATTTGGTAGCCAGAAAGACTGACCAGTGTGAAAGTGATAACGCCGCGCCCATGCCattaaaaatatttatttttgaAACTGTGATGCCGACATGTATGAACAAAAGCCAAGACATTTGGTTTCCAGGAAGCTTCACGCTTGTATAcactaggccctgttcgcttcgttgaatagccatggctgaaagtaccgttcgttgatttgttgtgagaggaaaacactgttcgttcgctgaaaaagtatggctcataagacaagcgaacagggcctatatcAATGATTTGAGAAAAATGGCGCTAAACGTGGTGGAGACTGAACTGTCAAGGTTTGAAAGATGCCAAGTTGGACTCATCATTTGGCTGCTTCCTCATCGGTCTTCAGTCTTTGCCGCACAGTATACATCAATGGTAGCCTGCCTTTTATCAACAAAAAAtatatatcaaaaaaaaaaatggtAGCCTGCCTCGGCGGTCTAATTTGTCCAGCAGCAGGGACGTGTGGTTGCTGGCTGGTCATTGTGACAATTTCAACATGCCTATGGAGTCAGTCATTCCAACTTGAGGTAAACTAAATTAGCAGCAGCATGGACTCATTACCATTCCAGCGAAGTGTCCCTCGTCCTCGCTCTCTGCTCAATTATTCAACAAGATTTCCCAGGTGCAGATCACCTAAGCATTAATACTTCACTGCTAACAGAAGCCATGAAAGGGACCTCTCACCAGCTCTGTAACTGTAAGTTGGAAACAGTCACTCAACTCACCACTGTGTGTGTGCTCTGACCAACTTGCCTACTATTTTACAATAACTATTGAGGTGTTTGGTTGCTAGCTACATTTTGCCACACTTCACCTTAGGCAAGTGTAACCAAGTTGGTAACTGTTTGGTTGACAACTAAACATAGGCAAGATTCTTTTAGGCTCCACATTGCATAGAGTAAAAAAGTGTTACAAGATTCTCTTAGACAATGGCAATATGTGGCTCCAAATTTTCTAGCCACACTTGTCTAAGGTTGCTTGTGCTAAATTGTGGCTAGGAACTGAACAGCTCCATATATCTCTATGATGTTTACACGATCATGATAGCGTACATATTATCTCCATTCAAAGCCTACAGGGAAAAAAACATTAGGTCTTGATTGGCAGTACTCGTATCCACCCCATTCGACATATGTCGCAGTGGACTGGGGTGAAAACTTGATAATCTCCACTCTAACATGTGGAATGAAATGGATACAAGTGCAGTCAAACAAGACCTTAGTTGGAGTAGCTAATTACTTGACACTTTTAACATTGCAACTATTCCTTTGTTGCTCTTTCGAAACTACAATCAGATTTAGTATTCCCAATACAATGGCCTATTATTTGCCGTGTGCCCTCTGCGCCACCTTGATGCTGCCAAGCATGGTGACAACTTCTGACATGGTAGGCCGATGTTTGGCAAGATGGTGAATACATAATTGTGCCACCCTCACACATTCCAGAATCTGAGCCCATTCATGCCCGTTCACGCGCAACAATGGATCAACAAACCTGTGCAGCTTCTTCCGGTGCTTGTGTGCCTGAAAAAAATACTGGAATCCCTAATTGTTAGCATTGATGACTTTTGAAAAACACCATTCCTCAATGACATTGAAAGAGTCATGTTTTTAAA
This sequence is a window from Miscanthus floridulus cultivar M001 chromosome 10, ASM1932011v1, whole genome shotgun sequence. Protein-coding genes within it:
- the LOC136485879 gene encoding cell number regulator 13-like; translated protein: MALVGQVATVAQLVGVDAFSLITMIAEAAQTVRRNRAVCQQLARRVEMIGGLLRRLHDQDRQLMQLPETRTPVEALEETLRRAYLLVRSCQRRGYAYRCFMGARHADELREVQGEIGFYLQLFPLVSYVDATLNWVRNLNNKQASHDTPFQEAPMVRPCIVPFLFLSCDGRCLAIIQGVRMPWYMV